AAGACCGAACCTTTTGTTGATAATTTATGGAACTACCAAGGACGTTCTATATGGGAGTTCGCGATGTTTAACAACCCGAATGGCATACCTGAAAACGTTGCCAAAAGCTGGAGCGCAGTAACCAAAAGTATTTACGACAGTGAAGACTTTGTAAGTCAGATAAAAAAATCTGATTACTACGAAAACGATTTGCAGACCGTTTTAGCAGAAGCTACGAGTCCAGAGCAAAAGATGGCAACTATTTTAGCCTTTGTTAAAAACAAAGTAAAATGGAATAAATATGTAGGTTATTATCCAGATAATGGCGTGAAGAAAGCCTATAAAGAAGGATTGGGTAACACGGCAGATATAAATTTAATGCTGGTATCTATGCTTCAAAATGCAGGCTTAACAACCTATCCAGTTTTAGTTAGCACCAAGGAGAACGGAATTCCTGTATATCCAACACTAGAAGGTTTTAACTATGTAGTAGCTGCTGTAAATGAAAATGGTAAATATTATATCCTAGATGCAACAGATCCGTTTTCTAATGTAAATCTACTTCCAGAACGTGCTATGAATTGGCAAGGCAGACTTATTAGACCAGACGGTACTTCAGACTGGGTTGGTCTTTACCCAGGTTATGTGTCTAAAAAACTAACATACGTTCAGGCCGAAATAAACCAAGAAGATATTTTGGTGAAAGTGCGCGAACGAAAAGGAGGGCATTTTGCCAAGCAATACCGAAAAGAATATGCGGGTACAGCAAACGAAGCGCAAGTAAAATCTGTAGACACAGGAAGTGAAGCCGTAGAGATTTCTGAGTACGAAGCAAAAGATGTAATGAGCGTTAAAGAAAATATGAGCGTAAGCTATACCGCTACTTCAAATAGTCTGGTAGAAGAAATTGCAGGAGATTTGTACGTTTCGCCTATGCTGTTCTTTGCACAAACAGAAAATCCGTTTAAAGATTCGAGCAGAATATATCCTATATTTTTTGAATACCCACGGTCTGAAAAATATAACGTTTCAATAAAAATCCCAGAAGGCTACAAGGTAAAATCATTGCCAGAAGCAATTAAGGCTAACTTAGCAAACAACACAGGTAGTTATACCTATTTGGTGAAAGAAGCGCCGGGTATTGTGCAACTAGCTGTATCTTTAGATATTAATACACCAATCGTTCTTCCTCAAGATTATGAGTATGTAAAGGGCATGTTCTCTCAAATTACTGAAAAAGAAAAGGAAAAGATTGTGTTTACAAAATTATAGAATGAACTTACAACACGCCCAGAAAGCTGTAGATGATTGGATTCAAGAACATGGAGTTCGCTACTTCAACGAGCTTACCAATATGGCCCAACTAACTGAAGAAGTTGGTGAAGTGGCACGAATTATTGCAAGACGTTATGGTGAACAAAGTGAAAAGGAAAGCGATATAAGTAAAGACCTTGGTGAAGAATTAGCCGATGTTGTTTTTGTAGTACTTTGTTTGGCAAACCAAACAGGGGTAGATTTACAAACGGCTTTCGACGCCAAAATGAAACTTAAAGCCAAACGTGATCATGATAGGCATCACGGCAACGAAAAACTGAAATAATGTTTAAGCGCATCGTTACTCATAAAGGATATTGGAAATCGGTTCTAGTACTCAGCCTTGTGTATGGTGTTATTATGTACGTAATTCAATGGGGGTTTAAAGGTAGGTGGACCGGTATTTTTCAAGCCTCTTTTAAAGTCTTAGCCGTATTTGTGTTAGGGAGTTTTATAGTTGGTTTTGCAATTACCTACGGAAAGTTCTGGCGAAAGCTAAAAGAACAAGAGTATCGAAAATGAAAGTGCTATTAAACGCTTCTAAGCAGCCCGCTGTACCAACAACATTGGCAATTACAGGTTCTAAAAGTGAAACCAATAGGTTGTTGCTTTTACAAGCGTTGTATCCCAACCTGAAGATAAAAAACACCTCTGCTAGCGACGATAGTAAAGTTCTAACCAAGGCGCTTACTATAAAGAGTGGTACCGTAGATGTACATCATGCAGGAACAGCTATGCGTTTTTTAACAGCCTATTTTACTGCGTTACCAGGGTCTGAAGTAGTGCTAACAGGAAGTGAGCGTATGCAGCAGCGACCCATTGGCGTGCTCGTAGACGCGCTTAGAAAACTTGGGGGTTCTATTTCATATGTAAAAAAGGAAGGATACCCGCCGCTAAAAATTTCAGGTAAAAATCTTCAGAAAAATGTTACAACGTTACGTGCAGATGTAAGTAGCCAGTTTATTTCAGCCCTGCTTCTAATGGCACCTGCATTGCCAAACGGACTCTCACTTTCTTTGCTAGGCACCATTACTTCAAAACCATATTTAGATATGACGCTAGATTTGTTAGCTGCGTTAGATGTTGCGTATAGGTTTGAAGGTAACTCAATTACCATCTCGCATAAACCAACGATTCAAGATACAACCATTGTGGTAGAAAGTGACTGGAGCTCTGCCTCATACTTTTACAGTGCAGTGGCGCTTTCAGATAGCTTAGAAATTACTCTTACAAGTTATAAAGCCGAAAGTTTACAGGGTGATGGCGCATTAAATAAACTATACAAATCTCTTGGGGTGTCTACTCGTTTTAATTCTGAAAATGAAAGCATCACATTGTTTAAGAATAATAGTGTTGTTGCAACAACGTATAAAGCAGATTTGTCTAACACCCCCGATATCGCGCAAACTATTGCGGTAACATGCTTCGGTTTAGGTATTGGGTGTCATCTCACAGGGCTGCATACGCTAAAAATTAAAGAAACAGATCGGTTGCTAGCATTGCAGCTTGAACTGCGTAAATTGGGTGCAACAGTAGATATTTCCGAAGATAGCATACAACTTGAGGCTACTAGTGCTATACTTTCAGATGTAGCAATTAAAACCTATAACGACCATCGTATGGCTATGGCATTTGCTCCTTTAGCCTTTAAGACTTCACTTACTATTTTAGATGCCGAAGTAGTTTCAAAATCGTTTCCAACATTTTGGGAAGATCTTCAAAAAGTTGGTATTTCAGTACAAAAAGAAGCATAATTAGACCGTAAATAAAAGGTTGTCGAAAAGATAATGTGCTATTTACTTGACAACCCCTATGCTGAGGTTGTATATTTGCTACTTTTTAAAACAAACAGCTACCATTATGGGAATGAAATTATCTAACTTCAGCTTTAACCTACCAGAAGAGTTACTTGCCGAATATCCTGCGCCAAATCGCGATGAGGCACGACTCATGGTTTTAAATCGAAAGGAGCAGACGATAGAGCATAAAATGTTTAAAGATTTAATAGATTATTTTGAAGAAGATGATATATTGGTGTTAAACAATACAAAGGTTTTTCCTGCTAGACTCTACGGAAATAAAGAGAAAACAGGAGCGCGTATCGAAGTGTTTTTATTACGTGAACTAAATCCTGAAACTCGTTTGTGGGATGTATTGGTAGATCCTGCACGTAAAATTAGAATCGGTAATAAATTATACTTTGGTGAAGACGAATCGTTAGTTGCCGAAGTTATAGATAATACAACAAGTCGTGGGCGTACCCTTCGATTTTTGTTCGATGGTTCTTATGAAGAATTTAGAAACAAACTTACAGAATTAGGAGAAACACCGCTTCCTAAGTATATTAAAAGAGAAGTAGAACCTGAAGACGCAGATAGATATCAAACTATTTTTGCCAAGAATGAAGGTGCTGTAGCGGCTCCTACCGCTGGATTACACTTTTCTAGACATTTACTAAAGCGCTTAGAGATTAACGGAGTAAAATTTGCAGAAGTTACCTTGCACGTAGGCTTAGGAACTTTTAGTCCGGTAGAAGTAGAAGATTTGTCTAAGCATAAAATGGATAGCGAAGAAATAGCAATTGCAAAAGATGCTGTTGCTACCATTAATGAAGGTATAGCAAAAAAGAAGCGTATTTGCGCTGTAGGAACTACAGTGATGCGTGCACTAGAAAGCTCTGTATCTTCTAATGCAACGTTAAATGATTACGAAGGGTGGACCAACAAATTTATTTTTCCGCCATACGACTTTAGTATTGCCAACATGATGGTAACTAACTTCCATACACCAAAATCTACTCTTTTAATGATGGTGTCGGCATTTGCTGGGCACGATTTTATCAAGAAGGCATACGCCGAAGCGATAAAAGAGAAGTACCGTTTCTATACATATGGAGACGCCATGCTTATCATCTAATAAATACAAATCATAGCGTAAATCCCGACCATTGGTCGGGATTTATTGTTTTACGGCTATAAGGTTTTATAAAATCATTTTTTTCAAGTATATTAGATTGCTTTTTAGACAACTAACTATCATTTTTTGAAGAAAATAGTACTCCTTTTTAGCTGTTTGTTTGTTACCCTCATATCACTTGGGCAGGGTGGCGATGCTATGGTTCCTATAAGTTGGGAGTACGATATAGAAAGCTCTTTTGTGCCAATAGAATTACCAGAAATAGACTTTTCTCTAATTAGACAACAAGATAGTATTAACGATCTAGACAAGTCTCAACCGTGGCGATATGGAATACAACAGGAAATTTCAGTAAACCTGAAAACCCAAGGAGAACGCACGATATTAGACAATGGTGATAAACTGTGGCGCATTGCATTTAGATCTTCAAATGCCGTAAATCTCAGTGTTAATTTTAATAAGTTTTATCTTCCTTCTGGCACACATCTACAATTATATAGCGGCAATCATGAAGATGTTTCAAAAGCGTATACAAATCGAGATAACAGAGTGAATCAACGTGCTGGCACTTGGTATATTGAAGGAGAGGAAATCTGGATAGAGTATTTTGAACCAGCTGAAACTACAGGTATTTTTAAAATAGAAATTGAAAGTGTAATACATGGTTATAGAATGGGGGCTATCTCTCAATTTGTAGAAGGTACACGAGGGCTTAACGATTCTGGTGCTTGTAATTACGATGTGAACTGTAGGGTGGGTGACGACTTTGATGGTCTTAAAGATAACTTGAAGAAATCTGTAGCACTTTTAAATTTAGGAAATGGGTATTTGTGTTCTTCTGTACTCGTTAATAATGCAGAACAAGACAAAACTCCGTATATACTTACCGCAAATCATTGTTTACAGAATAGCAATCCAGATTTATGGTCAGCTCGTTTTAATTGGGTGAGTCCAAATCCGGTATGTGGTAAAGATGAAAACACAGAAGACCTTCAAAATAACTTCACCATGAGCGGTGCGATTCTTCGAGCTAATAATGCAAAGTCAGATTTCGCATTAGTTGAACTATCAAATGAAATTCCAGACACATGGGATGTAGCTTTTGCAGGTTGGGACAATACAGATGTAGCACCCATTTTTGAGGTGGGTATACACCATCCAAATGGTGACATCATGAAAGTTTGTAGAGATAATACAGGTGCCACAAAAGAGAATGCGCAGGGCACCGAAGTCTGGCTTATTGGAGGTTTAAGTGAAGGTACTGGTAACGGCTGGGAAATAGGAACTACCGAAAGTGGCTCGTCAGGATCTCCGTTGTTTAACCAAAATGGCCATGTTATTGGGCAGCTGTATGCTGGTTTATCTTCTTGCAACGGCGAAGAAAATAATAACGAATATGATATTTACGGGCGTTTTGGAATTTCTTGGGACGCAGGAACTACCCCAGAAACACGACTTCACGACTGGTTAGACCCACTAAATTCTGGAGCAACAACCGTAAATACGCTTTCAAATATTCTGAACGTGAACGATGTAGAATTTGTGGGAGACTTGCAAATCTATCCGAACCCTGCAAATACTTTCATTACTGTTATGAATAGTAAATACCCAGAGTTGTCATATGGTCTGTATGATGTTTCAGGAAAGAAAATTAGCTCAGGCTCTTTACATGCTACCGCAAATACCATTGTTGTTTCTGATATTTCTGAAGGTATCTATTTCTTACACTTAGTAGATGAAGATAGTGGCAATACTATTACTAAACGTATTGTTGTAAAACATTCATAAAACATTCTTCCCTTTTCTTTCCTTTCTTGGTTCCGGCCCTTGTTCTTTCGTTTTGTAGTACTTTTGTAGCATGAAGAAGGAAGGCAAAAAAGATATACGCGCACTTACCAAAGAACAACTTAGAGATTTTTTTACCTCTATTGGGCAACAGCCTTTTCGAGGAAACCAAATTTATGAATGGTTATGGAGTAAGGGTAGTCATACCTTTGATGATATGACCAATATCTCTAAAGAAACGCGCGCCCTGCTAAAGGAACATTTCGTTATTAACCATATTAAAGTAGATAGTCTTCAAAAGAGTAACGATGGTACCATAAAGAACGCAGTAAAACTACACGACGGACTCGTAGTGGAATCGGTGTTGATTCCTACGGAAACTAGAACTACGGCATGCGTATCGTCTCAAGTAGGATGTAGCTTAGATTGCAAGTTTTGCGCCACCGCGAGGTTGAAGCGAATGCGTAATTTAAATCCAGACGAAATATACGACCAGGTAGTAGCAATACATCGGGAGAGTATGTTGTATCATGATCGCCCCTTGTCTAATATCGTGTTTATGGGAATGGGCGAACCTCTTATGAACTATAAAAATGTTCTTGCTTCTATAGATAAAATAACGTCTGATGAAGGTTTAGGGATGTCGCCAAAACGTATTACCGTATCTACGTCTGGCGTCCCAAAAATGATTAAAAAGCTAGCCGACGATGAGGTTAAATTTAATCTTGCGGTTTCATTACATAGTGCTATTCAGGAAGTTCGCGAAGAGATTATGCCATTTGCAAAACAATTTACTTTAGACGATTTGCAAGAGTCGTTAGAATATTGGTACGCTAAAACTAATAGAAAGATAACCTATGAATATGTGGTTTGGAATGGAATTAATGACACGCCAGAAGCTATACAGGCATTAGTTAGATTCTGCGGGTATGTGCCGTGTAAGGTAAATATTATTGAATACAACCCTATAGACGACGGAGACTTTCAACAGGCTAGTAATGCTGCCTTAGACAAATACATTACGGCACTTGAAAAGCATAGAATTCCTGTAACTGTAAGAAGAAGTAGAGGGAAAGATATAGATGCAGCTTGTGGGCAGCTTGCAAATAAACAATAGGAAGTTAAAAAAAATAAGCGCATAAAAAAGAGCGACCCTTGGGTCGCTCTTTCTATTAAGAATAATTTGTAAATTATTTCTTAGCAATTTTGAAAGTCTTAGCTGTACCGTCGATAGTTACTTGTGCAACGTAGATACCAGCACTCAATGAAGAGATATTGATAACTTCGTTAG
This Rasiella rasia DNA region includes the following protein-coding sequences:
- a CDS encoding DUF3857 domain-containing protein; the encoded protein is MKFNYTLFCLLFVSTVVQAQNFKYGKVSKAELAEKSNASYPEADATVLYREYNVEFFYKQDEGFSQKRTVHERIKIYTKEGAEWANQTVVTYDNGGTRETFDLKGVTYNLEGGSIKKQKLQKSGIFEERRNKYRKNNKFTMPDIRPGSVIEYEYVIESPFRSINDIDLQYTIPINKEVVELKVPEFYVYNIQSNPKATVAYNFETDSKTIELNFKARSGVGSANYGSYNSNNSATEAGTRTYKEIKYSLDESNIPPLKTEPFVDNLWNYQGRSIWEFAMFNNPNGIPENVAKSWSAVTKSIYDSEDFVSQIKKSDYYENDLQTVLAEATSPEQKMATILAFVKNKVKWNKYVGYYPDNGVKKAYKEGLGNTADINLMLVSMLQNAGLTTYPVLVSTKENGIPVYPTLEGFNYVVAAVNENGKYYILDATDPFSNVNLLPERAMNWQGRLIRPDGTSDWVGLYPGYVSKKLTYVQAEINQEDILVKVRERKGGHFAKQYRKEYAGTANEAQVKSVDTGSEAVEISEYEAKDVMSVKENMSVSYTATSNSLVEEIAGDLYVSPMLFFAQTENPFKDSSRIYPIFFEYPRSEKYNVSIKIPEGYKVKSLPEAIKANLANNTGSYTYLVKEAPGIVQLAVSLDINTPIVLPQDYEYVKGMFSQITEKEKEKIVFTKL
- a CDS encoding nucleotide pyrophosphohydrolase, with the protein product MNLQHAQKAVDDWIQEHGVRYFNELTNMAQLTEEVGEVARIIARRYGEQSEKESDISKDLGEELADVVFVVLCLANQTGVDLQTAFDAKMKLKAKRDHDRHHGNEKLK
- a CDS encoding 3-phosphoshikimate 1-carboxyvinyltransferase, with the translated sequence MKVLLNASKQPAVPTTLAITGSKSETNRLLLLQALYPNLKIKNTSASDDSKVLTKALTIKSGTVDVHHAGTAMRFLTAYFTALPGSEVVLTGSERMQQRPIGVLVDALRKLGGSISYVKKEGYPPLKISGKNLQKNVTTLRADVSSQFISALLLMAPALPNGLSLSLLGTITSKPYLDMTLDLLAALDVAYRFEGNSITISHKPTIQDTTIVVESDWSSASYFYSAVALSDSLEITLTSYKAESLQGDGALNKLYKSLGVSTRFNSENESITLFKNNSVVATTYKADLSNTPDIAQTIAVTCFGLGIGCHLTGLHTLKIKETDRLLALQLELRKLGATVDISEDSIQLEATSAILSDVAIKTYNDHRMAMAFAPLAFKTSLTILDAEVVSKSFPTFWEDLQKVGISVQKEA
- the queA gene encoding tRNA preQ1(34) S-adenosylmethionine ribosyltransferase-isomerase QueA, with translation MKLSNFSFNLPEELLAEYPAPNRDEARLMVLNRKEQTIEHKMFKDLIDYFEEDDILVLNNTKVFPARLYGNKEKTGARIEVFLLRELNPETRLWDVLVDPARKIRIGNKLYFGEDESLVAEVIDNTTSRGRTLRFLFDGSYEEFRNKLTELGETPLPKYIKREVEPEDADRYQTIFAKNEGAVAAPTAGLHFSRHLLKRLEINGVKFAEVTLHVGLGTFSPVEVEDLSKHKMDSEEIAIAKDAVATINEGIAKKKRICAVGTTVMRALESSVSSNATLNDYEGWTNKFIFPPYDFSIANMMVTNFHTPKSTLLMMVSAFAGHDFIKKAYAEAIKEKYRFYTYGDAMLII
- a CDS encoding T9SS type A sorting domain-containing protein, with amino-acid sequence MKKIVLLFSCLFVTLISLGQGGDAMVPISWEYDIESSFVPIELPEIDFSLIRQQDSINDLDKSQPWRYGIQQEISVNLKTQGERTILDNGDKLWRIAFRSSNAVNLSVNFNKFYLPSGTHLQLYSGNHEDVSKAYTNRDNRVNQRAGTWYIEGEEIWIEYFEPAETTGIFKIEIESVIHGYRMGAISQFVEGTRGLNDSGACNYDVNCRVGDDFDGLKDNLKKSVALLNLGNGYLCSSVLVNNAEQDKTPYILTANHCLQNSNPDLWSARFNWVSPNPVCGKDENTEDLQNNFTMSGAILRANNAKSDFALVELSNEIPDTWDVAFAGWDNTDVAPIFEVGIHHPNGDIMKVCRDNTGATKENAQGTEVWLIGGLSEGTGNGWEIGTTESGSSGSPLFNQNGHVIGQLYAGLSSCNGEENNNEYDIYGRFGISWDAGTTPETRLHDWLDPLNSGATTVNTLSNILNVNDVEFVGDLQIYPNPANTFITVMNSKYPELSYGLYDVSGKKISSGSLHATANTIVVSDISEGIYFLHLVDEDSGNTITKRIVVKHS
- the rlmN gene encoding 23S rRNA (adenine(2503)-C(2))-methyltransferase RlmN, whose amino-acid sequence is MKKEGKKDIRALTKEQLRDFFTSIGQQPFRGNQIYEWLWSKGSHTFDDMTNISKETRALLKEHFVINHIKVDSLQKSNDGTIKNAVKLHDGLVVESVLIPTETRTTACVSSQVGCSLDCKFCATARLKRMRNLNPDEIYDQVVAIHRESMLYHDRPLSNIVFMGMGEPLMNYKNVLASIDKITSDEGLGMSPKRITVSTSGVPKMIKKLADDEVKFNLAVSLHSAIQEVREEIMPFAKQFTLDDLQESLEYWYAKTNRKITYEYVVWNGINDTPEAIQALVRFCGYVPCKVNIIEYNPIDDGDFQQASNAALDKYITALEKHRIPVTVRRSRGKDIDAACGQLANKQ